A single genomic interval of Lathyrus oleraceus cultivar Zhongwan6 chromosome 7, CAAS_Psat_ZW6_1.0, whole genome shotgun sequence harbors:
- the LOC127105236 gene encoding protein yippee-like At5g53940 yields MGRVFFLDLEGRAYRCIFCQTPFALADHVLSRSFSCSRGRAYLFSKVVNVTLGTQVERLMISGMHTVEDIFCCCCGQIVGWKYIIAHEKSEAYKEGKFVLERWRIVDDVEEELSLDANASSSESDENP; encoded by the exons ATGGGTAGGGTTTTCTTTCTTGATTTGGAAGGAAGAGCTTACCGATGCATATTCTGTCAAACCCCTTTTGCCCTTGCCGATCATGTTCTCTCTCGG TCATTCAGCTGTAGTCGAGGGAGGGCATACCTTTTCAGCAAAGT GGTGAATGTTACACTTGGGACTCAAGTAGAGAGATTGATGATATCTGGAATGCATACAGTTGAAGACATATTTTGTTGCTGCTGTGGACAAATTGTTGGATGGAAATAT ATTATAGCACATGAGAAAAGTGAAGCATATAAAGAAGGGAAATTTGTGCTCGAGAG ATGGAGGATAGTTGATGACGTTGAAGAGGAATTAAGTTTGGATGCTAATGCTAGTTCAAGCGAATCAGACGAAAACCCTTAG